From Candidatus Methylomirabilota bacterium, a single genomic window includes:
- a CDS encoding IS110 family transposase → KAPKVALTACMRKLLTILNAMLKHHTRWAPVMAQHA, encoded by the coding sequence CAAAGCGCCCAAGGTCGCCCTCACCGCGTGCATGCGCAAACTGCTCACCATCCTCAATGCCATGCTCAAGCATCACACCCGCTGGGCTCCCGTCATGGCTCAGCACGCTTGA
- a CDS encoding SCP2 sterol-binding domain-containing protein: MPTVKETFDLMPSKFKAANAAGINKTIQYEISGDGGGTWHAVIKDGACTVSSGPAAAADLTVTMASPDWLDMIGGKLNGQTAFMSGKIKLKGDMGLAMKLGSLFQA; the protein is encoded by the coding sequence ATGCCGACAGTGAAAGAGACCTTCGATCTGATGCCCTCCAAGTTCAAGGCCGCCAATGCCGCGGGTATCAACAAGACCATACAGTACGAGATCAGCGGTGACGGCGGCGGCACCTGGCACGCGGTCATCAAGGACGGCGCCTGTACCGTCAGCTCGGGTCCGGCCGCCGCAGCGGACCTGACCGTCACCATGGCGTCGCCGGACTGGCTCGACATGATCGGCGGTAAGCTCAACGGGCAGACGGCCTTCATGTCGGGCAAGATCAAGCTCAAGGGCGACATGGGGCTGGCCATGAAGCTCGGCAGCCTCTTCCAGGCGTAG
- a CDS encoding SDR family oxidoreductase: MDLGIKGRVALVTGGARSLGKADCLALAAEGCKVVVLDLNAEGAAETAEEISSKGGVARGYEADITNRPQLADVIGKAQSEVGPVDICVNNAGFIYTLGQLKDMQDSDWDLNLQVNLTGTYNVTKAVFSGMRERKWGRIICMASIAGLMGGFGQTAYSTGKMGLVGFAKSVALEGARYNITSNVIAPGIIGPNANLSPMYERMVKRVALQAEGQPEDVASAITFLCSERARYITGAVLTVTGGMDLFTF, encoded by the coding sequence ATGGACCTCGGCATCAAGGGGCGCGTGGCTCTCGTCACCGGCGGCGCGCGGAGCCTGGGAAAGGCCGACTGTCTCGCGCTCGCCGCCGAGGGCTGCAAGGTCGTCGTGCTCGACCTGAACGCCGAGGGCGCCGCCGAGACGGCCGAGGAGATATCCTCCAAGGGCGGCGTGGCCCGCGGCTACGAGGCGGACATCACGAACCGCCCCCAGCTCGCCGACGTGATTGGCAAGGCGCAGAGCGAGGTCGGCCCCGTCGACATCTGCGTCAACAACGCGGGCTTCATCTACACCCTCGGCCAGCTCAAGGACATGCAGGACAGCGACTGGGACCTCAATCTCCAGGTCAACCTCACGGGCACCTACAACGTGACCAAGGCGGTGTTCTCCGGCATGCGGGAGCGCAAGTGGGGGCGCATCATCTGCATGGCGTCCATCGCCGGCCTGATGGGAGGCTTCGGTCAGACCGCGTACTCGACGGGGAAGATGGGGCTCGTGGGCTTCGCCAAGTCGGTGGCGCTCGAGGGCGCCCGCTACAACATCACCTCCAACGTCATCGCCCCCGGCATCATCGGGCCGAACGCCAACCTGTCGCCCATGTACGAGCGTATGGTCAAGCGCGTGGCCCTGCAGGCGGAAGGACAGCCGGAGGACGTCGCGAGCGCGATCACGTTCCTGTGCTCGGAGCGGGCGCGCTACATCACGGGCGCGGTGCTGACCGTGACCGGCGGGATGGACCTGTTCACCTTCTAG